One genomic window of Sporosarcina ureae includes the following:
- a CDS encoding fatty acid--CoA ligase family protein — protein MNLVSSVQQTAQSKPSKIAYHFMGKDTTYAEFDMSVSMFANALQHLGVVKGDKVAFLLGNTPHYLISLYATMRIGATAVPVNPLYTPDEISYILENSDAKAVIAIDQLLPLVEVASQSFPTIENYIVCEMSADAGEKLAALNDSVKAKVHPFSLLIKQSKPMTEAVEVDEDESAIILYTSGTTGHPKGAMLTHKNIYSNARDVGDYLGFSENDKIVATLPLFHVFALTVVANAPLVKGATILLEPRFSPGEIFHMIREQKATVFAGVPTMYNFLYQYPEGKTEDFESIRLAISGGSSMPVSLLHDFEEKFNVRVSEGYGLSEASPVTCFNPLDRERVPGSIGTNIMNVENKVVDENGEEVPDNEVGELIVRGPNVMKGYYKMPEETAATLRDGWLYTGDLARRDENGYFYIVDRKKDMIIVGGFNVYPREVEEVLFSHRDIVEAAVVGIPDANFGEEVQAYVVLKEGSDATEHSLLNYCGKRLVKYKVPKSIEFLDELPKNTTGKILRRSLKDQIKS, from the coding sequence ATGAATTTAGTTTCTAGTGTTCAACAGACAGCACAGAGCAAGCCTAGTAAAATCGCCTATCATTTCATGGGGAAAGACACGACGTATGCAGAGTTCGATATGTCCGTATCTATGTTCGCCAATGCGCTACAACATCTAGGGGTCGTTAAAGGGGACAAAGTGGCATTTTTACTCGGCAACACGCCGCATTACTTGATCTCACTCTATGCCACTATGCGTATCGGAGCGACAGCTGTGCCGGTCAATCCGCTCTATACTCCTGACGAAATTTCTTATATTCTGGAAAACAGTGATGCGAAAGCCGTTATTGCGATCGATCAATTATTGCCACTCGTAGAAGTAGCAAGCCAGTCATTTCCGACGATTGAGAACTATATCGTCTGTGAAATGAGTGCAGATGCAGGTGAGAAATTAGCTGCGTTGAATGACTCGGTTAAGGCAAAAGTGCATCCATTTAGTCTGCTCATCAAGCAATCGAAACCTATGACGGAAGCGGTAGAAGTTGACGAAGATGAAAGCGCTATCATCCTTTACACATCTGGAACGACAGGACACCCGAAAGGTGCGATGTTGACACATAAAAATATCTACTCTAATGCACGTGATGTAGGAGACTATTTAGGCTTCTCCGAAAATGATAAAATTGTAGCGACATTGCCTTTATTCCACGTATTCGCATTGACTGTTGTAGCGAATGCACCACTTGTGAAAGGGGCTACTATATTACTCGAGCCACGCTTTAGCCCGGGAGAAATATTCCACATGATTCGCGAACAAAAGGCCACCGTATTTGCAGGCGTTCCTACTATGTATAACTTCCTCTATCAATATCCGGAAGGTAAAACAGAAGACTTCGAATCCATCAGACTGGCGATTTCAGGCGGCTCTTCAATGCCCGTTTCCTTGCTTCATGATTTCGAAGAGAAATTCAATGTGCGTGTTTCGGAAGGCTATGGTTTATCGGAAGCTTCACCGGTCACGTGTTTCAATCCATTAGATCGTGAACGTGTTCCCGGATCGATCGGAACGAATATTATGAACGTCGAGAATAAAGTGGTCGATGAAAATGGCGAAGAAGTGCCTGACAATGAAGTCGGCGAATTAATCGTACGCGGCCCTAACGTCATGAAAGGATATTATAAAATGCCTGAAGAAACCGCGGCTACACTTCGTGATGGTTGGCTCTATACAGGCGACTTGGCGCGACGTGATGAAAACGGTTACTTTTATATCGTAGACCGCAAGAAAGATATGATCATCGTCGGTGGGTTCAATGTGTATCCTCGAGAGGTAGAGGAAGTGCTGTTTAGCCACCGTGACATTGTGGAAGCTGCAGTTGTAGGCATACCAGATGCGAACTTCGGTGAAGAAGTACAAGCCTATGTTGTGTTGAAGGAAGGTTCGGATGCGACGGAACATTCACTGCTTAACTACTGCGGGAAGCGTCTCGTGAAGTATAAAGTACCGAAGTCGATTGAGTTCCTGGATGAATTACCGAAAAACACGACAGGTAAGATTTTAAGACGTTCATTGAAAGATCAAATTAAAAGCTGA
- a CDS encoding S9 family peptidase has translation MNKRCVTIEDLFETKSVTNPVLAPNDQEAVFTVTELHKEENAYYSAIYHIDLQTGVVTRWTYGKHQVSAPKWSPDGKQVAFLSNRSETNQLYIMQKAGGEAYALTDCKKGIDSFEWSPCGKKIWFTGTLKTGEMFSTTVQKQEGFPQPIRVTKMKYKADFIGVVPQDEYTQIGYVDLATCRICNFTMEPFDHSLEAISHDGKQLVVGVNRNEQTDHDFGVPFMMLDIETKKETVIVDEQGFFGDVAFSKDDRYIAYTGYDLTFQNVTQADVFVYDRTNGQTMNLTAGIDAPIGDESISDHLQQAIAPGVVWTEDEQLYFQLSSMGEVRLYAATLDGAIYPATGEEEHVYGYDVAGNAEFALLTVSTMTNPGELYRQTIATGERTKLTSFNESWLKKVELVEPQTIHYTNGNENIQGWLMKPANFTEGKTYPLIVEIHGGPHAMYGYTYFHEMQVLAAQGYGVLYLNPRGSHGYSQAFVDAVRGDYGGGGYEDIMAGLDEVLKTEDWIDETRLGVTGGSYGGFMTNWIVGHTNRFKAAVTQRSISNWISFFGVSNIGYYFTDWHLKARMTDVDTLWKQSPLKYAENIETPLLILHAERDFVCPIEQAEQLFITLKDLGKETEFVRFPESDHNMSRTGKPNLRIARLEEITGWFIRYL, from the coding sequence ATGAATAAACGATGTGTAACAATTGAAGATTTATTTGAGACGAAATCCGTAACGAATCCGGTATTGGCGCCTAACGATCAAGAAGCAGTGTTTACGGTGACCGAATTACATAAAGAGGAAAATGCGTATTACTCCGCTATCTATCATATCGATTTGCAGACGGGCGTCGTAACGCGGTGGACGTATGGGAAGCACCAAGTCAGTGCACCGAAATGGTCTCCTGATGGCAAGCAAGTAGCATTTTTATCGAATCGCAGCGAAACAAATCAACTATATATCATGCAAAAGGCAGGCGGAGAAGCCTATGCGCTGACGGACTGTAAAAAAGGGATCGATTCATTCGAATGGTCGCCGTGCGGTAAGAAAATTTGGTTTACGGGGACGCTGAAAACAGGTGAAATGTTTTCTACGACGGTACAGAAGCAAGAAGGATTTCCACAACCGATTCGTGTGACGAAAATGAAATACAAAGCAGATTTCATCGGTGTAGTACCGCAAGACGAATATACACAAATCGGTTATGTTGATCTGGCAACGTGCCGTATTTGCAATTTCACTATGGAACCATTTGATCACTCATTAGAAGCGATTTCACATGACGGCAAACAATTGGTCGTCGGCGTCAATCGTAACGAGCAGACCGATCATGATTTCGGTGTTCCGTTCATGATGTTGGATATTGAAACAAAAAAAGAGACCGTGATTGTCGATGAACAAGGCTTTTTCGGCGATGTAGCTTTCTCTAAAGACGATCGCTATATTGCGTATACAGGGTATGACTTGACGTTCCAAAATGTCACGCAGGCAGATGTTTTCGTCTATGATCGGACGAACGGTCAGACGATGAATTTGACAGCGGGAATTGACGCGCCGATTGGAGACGAAAGTATTTCCGACCACTTGCAACAAGCGATTGCGCCAGGCGTCGTGTGGACGGAAGACGAGCAACTGTATTTCCAATTATCGAGTATGGGGGAAGTACGTTTGTATGCGGCTACACTTGACGGCGCGATCTATCCAGCGACAGGTGAAGAAGAGCATGTTTACGGGTACGATGTCGCGGGAAATGCGGAATTCGCGTTGCTCACAGTTAGCACGATGACGAATCCTGGGGAACTGTATCGCCAAACGATTGCGACCGGTGAACGGACAAAACTGACTTCGTTCAATGAAAGCTGGTTGAAAAAAGTCGAATTGGTTGAACCGCAAACGATTCATTATACGAATGGCAATGAAAATATCCAAGGGTGGCTCATGAAGCCGGCGAACTTTACTGAAGGTAAAACTTATCCGCTCATTGTGGAAATTCATGGGGGGCCGCATGCAATGTATGGCTATACGTATTTCCATGAAATGCAAGTATTGGCTGCGCAAGGTTATGGAGTTCTCTATCTCAATCCACGTGGCAGTCACGGCTATAGTCAGGCGTTTGTTGACGCAGTGCGTGGCGATTACGGTGGCGGTGGATATGAAGATATCATGGCAGGACTAGATGAAGTGTTGAAGACCGAAGACTGGATTGATGAAACGCGCCTTGGCGTAACAGGTGGCAGCTATGGTGGCTTCATGACGAACTGGATTGTCGGGCACACGAACCGTTTTAAAGCAGCCGTCACACAACGCTCGATCAGCAATTGGATTAGCTTCTTCGGCGTCTCCAATATCGGCTACTACTTTACTGACTGGCATTTGAAAGCTAGAATGACAGATGTCGATACTCTATGGAAGCAGTCACCGTTGAAGTATGCAGAAAACATCGAGACCCCTTTGTTGATCCTTCATGCCGAACGAGATTTCGTCTGTCCAATCGAGCAAGCCGAACAACTATTTATTACACTAAAAGATTTAGGCAAAGAAACCGAATTTGTTCGCTTCCCCGAATCCGATCATAATATGTCGAGAACAGGGAAACCCAATTTGCGAATTGCAAGATTAGAAGAGATTACCGGGTGGTTTATACGGTATCTATAA
- the aspA gene encoding aspartate ammonia-lyase encodes MMEEQLLYRIESDFIGEKKVPLDAYYGIQTLRAAENFPITGYRVNRDLIRAIAIVKKSAAQANRDIGQLDANIAEAIIKASEEVINGALRDQFLVDPIQGGAGTSVNMNANEVIANRALEILGHKKGEYDIISPNTHVNMAQSTNDAFPTAIHIATLMKVDKLLGVMESLHKTYLKKSIEFQSVLKMGRTHLQDAVPIRLGQEFEAYAMVLRRDIERVRVSRVYLYEINMGATAVGTGLNADPLYIQKVASYLSENSGFELKSSTHLVDATQNTDSYVQVSAALRGTMLNQSKICNDLRLMASGPRTGLSEIALPARQPGSSIMPGKVNPVMAEVMNQVSFQVVGNDMTIALASEAGQFELNVMEPVLVFNLLQSLKIMTNVFGAFRDYCLDGITANVEHLSEYVEKSIGIITAINPHVGYEVASEIAKEALLTNKSIREICIERNILSKEELDTILHPFEMTKPGISGKELLKKKIILSK; translated from the coding sequence ATGATGGAAGAGCAACTACTGTACAGAATAGAGTCGGATTTTATCGGAGAGAAGAAGGTGCCACTAGACGCGTATTACGGTATACAAACACTACGCGCAGCAGAAAACTTTCCTATCACAGGCTACCGCGTCAATCGCGACTTGATTCGTGCGATCGCAATCGTCAAAAAATCTGCAGCACAAGCTAACCGCGACATCGGTCAATTGGACGCGAATATTGCTGAAGCAATCATCAAGGCATCTGAAGAAGTAATCAATGGCGCATTGCGCGATCAGTTCCTTGTAGATCCAATCCAAGGTGGCGCCGGAACGTCAGTGAATATGAACGCAAACGAAGTCATCGCCAACCGTGCACTCGAAATTCTCGGTCATAAAAAAGGTGAATACGACATCATTAGCCCGAATACGCATGTCAACATGGCACAGTCGACAAATGACGCATTCCCGACTGCCATTCATATCGCTACACTCATGAAAGTAGACAAGCTACTCGGCGTTATGGAATCGCTTCATAAAACCTACTTGAAAAAGTCGATAGAATTCCAATCGGTGTTGAAAATGGGTCGTACGCACTTACAAGACGCAGTGCCAATCCGTCTCGGACAAGAATTCGAAGCATACGCAATGGTACTACGTCGCGACATTGAACGCGTTCGTGTATCACGTGTCTACTTGTATGAAATCAATATGGGCGCAACAGCTGTCGGAACAGGCTTGAACGCCGATCCATTATATATCCAAAAAGTAGCGAGCTACCTGTCAGAAAACAGTGGTTTCGAATTAAAGTCTTCTACACATTTAGTGGACGCAACACAAAATACAGATTCGTACGTGCAAGTATCTGCAGCGCTACGTGGCACGATGCTGAACCAGTCTAAAATCTGTAACGACTTGCGTCTCATGGCATCTGGCCCACGCACGGGTCTATCTGAAATTGCATTACCTGCAAGACAACCAGGGTCCTCTATCATGCCAGGAAAAGTGAACCCGGTTATGGCAGAAGTAATGAATCAAGTGTCGTTCCAAGTAGTGGGGAACGATATGACGATCGCGTTGGCATCAGAAGCCGGACAGTTCGAATTGAACGTCATGGAGCCAGTGCTAGTGTTCAACTTGCTGCAGTCACTAAAAATCATGACCAACGTATTCGGTGCATTCCGCGATTATTGTTTAGATGGAATCACAGCAAACGTCGAGCACTTGTCTGAATATGTGGAGAAGAGTATCGGAATCATCACGGCCATCAATCCGCACGTCGGATACGAAGTGGCGTCAGAGATTGCGAAAGAAGCCTTGTTAACAAACAAGTCGATCCGTGAAATTTGTATCGAGCGAAATATCTTGTCGAAAGAAGAGTTGGATACGATTCTCCATCCATTCGAGATGACGAAGCCGGGTATTTCGGGTAAAGAGTTGTTGAAGAAGAAGATTATTCTTTCTAAGTAA
- a CDS encoding late competence development ComFB family protein: MKVHNIMEVVVRDVISKYKNELHLPCTCEHCLNDVLAMTLNHVQPQYVVDEANSTYIRAVHEADRQGATAILTKVAWAAGVVGQNPRCDTMKNPSE, translated from the coding sequence ATGAAAGTGCATAATATTATGGAAGTCGTGGTACGTGACGTGATTTCCAAATATAAGAATGAGCTGCATTTGCCATGTACATGCGAGCATTGCCTGAATGATGTACTGGCGATGACGTTGAATCATGTTCAGCCTCAATATGTAGTTGATGAAGCAAACAGTACGTATATCCGTGCTGTCCATGAAGCAGATCGTCAAGGGGCCACTGCCATCTTGACGAAAGTCGCGTGGGCTGCGGGCGTGGTTGGGCAAAACCCGCGATGCGATACTATGAAAAATCCTTCCGAGTGA
- a CDS encoding IS3 family transposase (programmed frameshift), with amino-acid sequence MTERLFTLKEQARLQCNPNVQAVSDKSITYTDEFKRHFISENEKGKLPRDIFEEAGLNADLIGAVRIKSAGKRWRAAYRKSGVEGLQDTRKTNSGRPSERDLTSEEKIERLEAKNRLLQAENELLKKPRSTRKADDEKEITIQTTLKYELINFTIQKYKLARLVSYLCELMEVSRSGYYRHFGEKSKQKRAAREQADEVVKEIILKAYHFRGRKKGARQIKMTLENQYGITYNLKRIRRIMKKFDIICPIRKANPARRMAKATKEHRTCENTLQREFKQGVAGKVLLTDITYLTYGNGKRAYLSTIKDAQTNEILAYEVSSSLGLEIAMNTLRKLKKHRHLMTDAFIHSDQGFHYTNPKYQAAVKKMGLGQSMSRRGNCWDNAPQESFFGHFKDETNIKDCETMEEVRREIKSYMTYYNHYRGQWNLKKLPPAEYRRQLQQAA; translated from the exons GTGACTGAACGATTGTTTACCTTAAAAGAACAAGCACGCTTGCAATGCAATCCTAACGTACAAGCTGTTAGTGATAAATCCATCACCTATACAGATGAGTTTAAACGTCATTTTATTTCGGAAAATGAAAAAGGAAAACTGCCGCGAGACATTTTTGAAGAGGCTGGATTAAATGCCGATTTAATAGGAGCAGTTCGGATTAAATCTGCAGGAAAGCGTTGGCGTGCCGCCTATAGAAAAAGCGGAGTGGAAGGCTTACAAGACACACGAAAAACCAATTCAGGCCGTCCATCAGAACGCGACTTGACATCCGAAGAAAAGATTGAACGTCTAGAAGCGAAAAACCGCTTATTACAGGCGGAAAATGAACTGTTAAAAAAGC CTCGATCTACTCGAAAGGCAGATGATGAAAAAGAAATCACAATCCAAACGACGCTAAAATATGAACTAATTAATTTCACCATCCAAAAGTATAAATTAGCACGTTTGGTGAGCTACTTATGCGAACTTATGGAGGTATCGCGTTCGGGCTACTATAGGCACTTTGGAGAGAAATCTAAACAGAAACGTGCCGCTCGCGAACAGGCAGACGAAGTTGTAAAGGAAATCATTTTAAAGGCCTATCATTTTCGAGGACGAAAAAAAGGAGCACGCCAAATTAAAATGACACTCGAAAATCAGTACGGCATTACATATAACCTAAAACGCATTCGCCGGATTATGAAAAAATTCGATATCATCTGTCCCATCCGCAAAGCCAACCCAGCACGTCGTATGGCAAAGGCGACGAAAGAGCACCGCACATGTGAAAACACGTTACAACGTGAGTTTAAGCAAGGGGTGGCTGGAAAGGTATTATTGACCGACATCACCTATTTGACATATGGAAATGGCAAACGTGCTTACTTGTCAACGATTAAAGACGCCCAAACGAATGAAATTTTAGCCTATGAAGTTTCTTCTTCGTTAGGTTTGGAGATCGCAATGAATACGCTTCGCAAACTAAAGAAACATCGTCATTTAATGACAGATGCCTTTATACATTCAGATCAAGGATTTCATTATACAAACCCAAAGTATCAGGCAGCAGTGAAGAAAATGGGGTTAGGACAATCGATGTCACGCAGAGGGAACTGTTGGGATAATGCTCCACAGGAATCATTTTTCGGTCACTTCAAGGATGAAACCAATATAAAAGATTGTGAGACAATGGAAGAAGTTAGGCGGGAAATCAAGAGTTATATGACGTACTATAACCATTATCGCGGGCAGTGGAACTTGAAAAAGCTGCCGCCTGCAGAATACAGACGACAGCTTCAACAAGCAGCTTAG
- a CDS encoding DegV family protein, with amino-acid sequence MKTAIVTDTTAYLPDDIKAELGIYTIPLLVTIDGKEFKEDVDITTEAFYELVRGKGPLPKTSQPAIGDFEALFSELAKDYDAVITIHLSSGISGTYMGAIQAAELVPELEVLAFDSEISAYPQGFYAIRAAQLANEGVHPHAIIEELKDMQKGIKAYFMVDDLSHLQRGGRLSGAQALVGGLLQVKPVLHFEDKVIVPFEKIRTARKAMKRISDLLSEDAKNQLLDAAVIHANRYDDAVEWKRLLEEKHPNVDFTISHFGPVIGTHLGEGAMGLGWVKRRGT; translated from the coding sequence TTGAAAACAGCGATTGTGACAGACACGACGGCGTATTTGCCGGATGACATAAAAGCAGAACTTGGGATTTACACGATCCCGTTACTCGTAACTATCGACGGCAAAGAATTCAAAGAAGATGTCGATATTACCACGGAAGCATTCTATGAACTGGTGCGCGGTAAAGGCCCGTTACCGAAGACATCACAACCCGCGATCGGTGACTTCGAAGCGCTATTTAGCGAACTCGCGAAAGACTACGATGCGGTCATTACGATTCACTTATCGAGCGGCATTAGCGGAACGTATATGGGTGCGATACAGGCGGCCGAGCTCGTACCGGAACTAGAAGTGCTGGCGTTTGATTCGGAAATTTCAGCCTATCCCCAAGGCTTTTACGCGATCCGTGCAGCACAGCTTGCGAATGAAGGCGTACATCCGCATGCGATTATTGAAGAATTAAAAGACATGCAAAAAGGCATCAAAGCCTATTTCATGGTGGACGACTTATCGCATCTGCAACGTGGCGGTCGTTTATCCGGTGCACAAGCGCTAGTTGGCGGACTGTTGCAAGTGAAGCCCGTCTTGCATTTCGAAGACAAAGTCATTGTACCGTTTGAAAAAATCCGTACCGCTAGAAAAGCGATGAAGCGCATTTCGGATTTACTGTCGGAAGATGCGAAAAACCAATTGTTAGATGCGGCAGTGATCCACGCGAATCGCTATGACGACGCAGTAGAATGGAAAAGACTATTAGAAGAAAAACATCCGAACGTCGATTTCACGATCAGCCACTTTGGTCCGGTGATCGGCACGCATCTTGGTGAAGGGGCTATGGGACTTGGTTGGGTGAAACGACGCGGAACCTGA
- a CDS encoding DEAD/DEAH box helicase, with translation MSERHQLKQFLAGRIWLRHLVPFSEEVVDEAIRQGDINIEPGVTTNKTWHGTHYTCQRCHNENQTRFTVFACAQCEAPCAYCRNCLNMGRVSCCSQLLTWTGTPPTFPTNHRMNWQGNLTPSQQKATRELLESTKRGVSHLLYAVCGSGKTEMLFQPIHYVLNEGKRVCLAAPRVDVILELLPRLVTAFPDTTVEALYGGAEVEHFDAQLILATTHQLYRFHEAFDAVFVDEADAFPYTADETLQQAVRKAAKPNAPIHFVTATPSSQLLAMNKKQGYISVLARRYHGQPLPVPRNVALWNYEKQLKKKRIPAKLLRWTTERLTKQQPFLIFFHQIELMELAEPLFQKLDERICAVHAEHEDRKERVQLLRQKAIPGLLTTTILERGITIPNVQVAVVGAEQTIFNKGALIQIGGRVGRSVPNTSGDFVLFHQGITYAMDEAKREIRKLNNTVVPQ, from the coding sequence ATGTCCGAACGACACCAACTCAAGCAATTCTTGGCAGGGCGCATTTGGTTGCGTCATCTTGTGCCATTTTCGGAAGAAGTCGTTGACGAAGCGATTCGTCAAGGCGATATCAATATAGAACCAGGCGTCACAACGAACAAGACGTGGCATGGTACGCACTATACGTGTCAGCGTTGCCATAATGAAAATCAAACGCGTTTCACTGTATTCGCGTGCGCTCAATGCGAAGCGCCTTGCGCCTATTGTAGAAATTGTCTCAACATGGGGCGCGTGTCATGTTGTTCGCAACTACTCACATGGACAGGCACACCACCGACTTTCCCGACGAATCACCGTATGAACTGGCAAGGAAATTTGACACCTTCTCAGCAGAAAGCGACGCGTGAATTGCTTGAAAGTACGAAACGGGGCGTATCTCATTTACTTTACGCAGTGTGCGGATCGGGCAAGACGGAAATGCTGTTTCAGCCGATTCATTATGTATTAAATGAAGGCAAGCGGGTCTGTCTAGCAGCGCCTCGCGTGGACGTCATCTTAGAACTATTGCCGCGGTTAGTGACTGCTTTTCCGGATACGACAGTAGAAGCGTTATATGGCGGGGCAGAAGTAGAACATTTTGACGCACAGCTAATTCTTGCGACGACCCATCAGCTCTACCGTTTTCACGAGGCGTTCGATGCGGTCTTCGTGGATGAAGCCGATGCGTTCCCTTACACAGCGGACGAAACGTTACAACAAGCCGTCAGGAAAGCAGCAAAACCGAACGCGCCGATTCATTTTGTGACGGCAACGCCATCGAGTCAGTTGCTGGCGATGAATAAAAAGCAAGGCTATATTTCGGTTCTGGCACGGCGTTATCACGGGCAGCCGTTACCCGTACCGCGAAACGTGGCGTTATGGAATTATGAGAAACAGCTGAAAAAGAAACGGATTCCGGCGAAATTACTGCGCTGGACAACCGAACGTCTGACTAAACAGCAACCGTTTCTCATTTTCTTTCATCAAATTGAACTGATGGAACTCGCAGAACCGTTATTTCAGAAACTCGATGAGCGAATTTGTGCAGTCCATGCGGAACATGAAGATCGCAAAGAGCGGGTACAGTTACTTAGACAAAAAGCAATTCCTGGCTTGCTGACGACGACGATACTCGAGCGGGGGATTACCATTCCGAACGTGCAAGTGGCGGTTGTCGGAGCGGAGCAAACAATTTTCAATAAAGGCGCACTCATCCAAATTGGTGGGCGAGTGGGTCGCTCCGTACCGAACACGTCAGGTGACTTCGTACTGTTCCATCAAGGCATCACCTATGCGATGGACGAAGCGAAACGAGAAATTCGTAAGCTAAACAACACCGTGGTGCCGCAATGA
- a CDS encoding ComF family protein, translating into MTCLLCDKPLHDQPTWQHFLGLQQDTSACPICLEKFKRIDRIIEDDVLDSVHSLYAYNEAAREYLHQFKFMQDVALAQIFASPLRRVLNDSKKIIVPIPMHPINKKKRTFSQVDALLDAANISYHSLLTKTTESVMGEKSRSERLAMTELFHVTADILYNEAVHVLVDDIYTTGTTLRHAAEALKQRGVYRVEAVTLFRPIREK; encoded by the coding sequence ATGACGTGTTTACTATGCGATAAACCACTACATGACCAGCCCACTTGGCAACACTTCCTCGGTCTTCAACAAGACACGTCCGCCTGTCCAATTTGTCTCGAAAAATTCAAACGTATCGACAGAATCATAGAAGACGATGTTCTCGATTCTGTTCATTCACTCTATGCATATAATGAAGCAGCGAGAGAGTACTTGCATCAGTTCAAGTTCATGCAAGACGTCGCGCTCGCACAAATTTTTGCCTCCCCATTACGTAGGGTACTGAACGATTCCAAAAAGATCATCGTACCGATTCCGATGCATCCGATCAATAAAAAGAAACGAACGTTTTCGCAAGTGGATGCGTTACTGGACGCCGCGAATATTTCGTATCACTCGCTACTTACAAAAACAACGGAATCGGTAATGGGGGAAAAATCACGCAGTGAACGTCTCGCAATGACTGAACTATTCCACGTAACGGCCGATATACTCTATAATGAGGCAGTGCACGTGCTTGTTGACGATATTTATACGACTGGCACCACATTGCGTCACGCAGCTGAAGCGTTGAAACAGCGCGGAGTATACCGAGTGGAAGCTGTGACGTTATTCAGACCTATTAGAGAGAAGTGA
- a CDS encoding TIGR03826 family flagellar region protein has product MAEVRNCPTCGSMFNYTGLRDVCGTCAQAEEEMYETVYRFLRKRENRAATIERIVEVTGVTQELLHRWVRKGRLQPAMFPNLGYPCDKCGALTSSGKICAKCTDEIQADLRTFDAAQELREAIEAQEKGTYYTQKDRRG; this is encoded by the coding sequence ATGGCGGAAGTTAGAAATTGTCCGACATGTGGCAGTATGTTTAATTACACAGGACTTCGAGACGTATGTGGCACGTGTGCGCAAGCGGAAGAAGAAATGTATGAAACAGTCTATCGATTTTTACGTAAACGAGAGAACCGTGCAGCGACTATCGAGCGGATTGTAGAAGTAACCGGCGTAACACAGGAATTACTGCATCGCTGGGTGCGTAAAGGGAGACTGCAACCGGCAATGTTCCCGAATCTTGGCTATCCATGTGATAAATGTGGCGCATTAACATCGTCAGGGAAGATCTGTGCCAAATGTACCGATGAAATTCAAGCGGACTTACGGACATTTGATGCGGCGCAAGAGCTCCGTGAAGCGATTGAGGCGCAAGAAAAAGGCACATACTACACACAAAAAGACCGTAGAGGATGA
- the flgM gene encoding flagellar biosynthesis anti-sigma factor FlgM, producing MKIEGFKPQAVNPYRNQQMKVDQMKQTAQVKTDKLEISSEAKKLSATSPIESARQQRVQELKAQVQSGEYQVDAGKLAARMVSYFNKL from the coding sequence ATGAAAATAGAAGGATTTAAACCACAAGCCGTCAACCCGTACCGAAATCAGCAAATGAAAGTGGATCAAATGAAGCAAACAGCACAAGTGAAAACGGATAAGCTGGAGATTTCATCAGAGGCGAAAAAGTTATCCGCAACTTCACCGATTGAATCGGCCAGACAACAGCGAGTACAGGAATTGAAAGCGCAAGTGCAATCTGGAGAATATCAAGTAGATGCGGGTAAACTCGCTGCCAGAATGGTGTCATATTTCAATAAGCTATAA
- a CDS encoding flagellar protein FlgN, which yields MSIEPILTTLNHLEKLHMSLLRLSNDKTALLKSGDVDGIDQLLKEEQAHLAAIVQMDQKRVQEVKQYITAQGSAVLAEPTMTQLIELASAPDKEQLAEARDRLLHAIHELKQQNELNQQLTYQSLQFVNLSLDMVRPRPETVNYSKNEVQGQSQSGAKTKLSSFDSQA from the coding sequence ATGTCCATTGAACCAATTTTGACAACGCTCAATCACCTAGAAAAACTGCATATGAGCTTGCTCCGTCTGTCGAACGACAAGACCGCATTGCTGAAAAGCGGCGACGTCGACGGGATTGACCAGCTGTTGAAGGAGGAGCAAGCTCACTTAGCAGCTATTGTGCAAATGGACCAAAAACGTGTACAGGAAGTGAAGCAGTATATAACCGCACAAGGAAGTGCCGTACTTGCTGAACCGACTATGACACAATTAATCGAACTAGCAAGCGCTCCGGACAAAGAACAGTTAGCAGAGGCGAGGGACCGTCTCCTGCATGCGATTCATGAGTTGAAACAGCAGAATGAACTCAATCAGCAACTGACTTATCAATCACTTCAATTTGTGAATCTATCGCTGGACATGGTCCGTCCGCGTCCGGAAACCGTCAACTATTCGAAAAACGAAGTACAAGGGCAGTCACAAAGCGGAGCGAAAACCAAGCTCTCTTCATTCGACTCCCAAGCTTAA